In Spiroplasma sp. SV19, one DNA window encodes the following:
- a CDS encoding GNAT family N-acetyltransferase, with the protein MQNAIIFKSIVGNNNSIYDNAIIIRKIVFVDEQQVPLAEEVDQYDQTAYHVVGYYDNEPICCARILQQDGKWFLGRIAVLKNYRQHQVGTLLLQTLLNYVQTKHQPIAVYLFAQSQVVGFYEKLGFIKNGESFIDANIIHFPMVYYYNNN; encoded by the coding sequence ATGCAAAATGCAATCATTTTTAAAAGCATAGTTGGAAATAATAATTCAATTTATGACAATGCGATAATAATTAGAAAAATTGTTTTTGTTGATGAACAACAGGTCCCCTTAGCAGAGGAAGTTGATCAATATGATCAAACTGCTTATCATGTTGTTGGATACTATGATAATGAACCAATATGCTGTGCTCGTATTTTGCAACAAGACGGAAAATGGTTTTTAGGGCGGATTGCTGTTCTTAAAAATTATCGTCAACACCAAGTGGGAACTTTATTGTTACAAACCTTATTAAATTATGTCCAAACCAAGCATCAACCTATTGCTGTCTATTTATTTGCTCAAAGTCAAGTTGTGGGTTTTTACGAAAAATTAGGTTTTATTAAAAATGGGGAAAGTTTTATTGATGCAAATATTATACACTTTCCAATGGTTTATTATTATAATAACAATTAA
- a CDS encoding bifunctional 5,10-methylenetetrahydrofolate dehydrogenase/5,10-methenyltetrahydrofolate cyclohydrolase, whose product MDKTKIIDGKMVSELIKAKVTTEVIEIKKKNHRVPSLTIIQIGNNKASSTYIKNKKIACEKVGIICNVLTYPEAMTESDLLNLINQLNQDSTIDAILVQLPLPMHINSEKIINSITITKDVDGFTPQILGNLMLGHYQLLPGTPKGIMFLLKHYQIELKGQHVVVIGRSNIVGKPLANLLINASATVTVCHSQTKNLSFFTKQADILISAVGQPKMITSEMIKENAIIIDVGINRDQDNKLCGDVDFENVLSKVKMITPVPGGVGPMTIAALLENILYLYYQNNNL is encoded by the coding sequence ATGGATAAAACCAAAATAATTGACGGAAAAATGGTTAGTGAACTAATTAAAGCAAAAGTCACAACAGAAGTTATTGAAATTAAAAAAAAGAACCATCGTGTTCCTAGTTTAACAATTATTCAAATTGGGAATAATAAAGCAAGTAGTACTTACATTAAAAATAAAAAAATTGCTTGTGAAAAAGTTGGTATTATTTGTAATGTTCTAACATATCCTGAAGCAATGACTGAATCAGATTTGCTTAACCTTATTAATCAATTGAATCAGGACTCAACAATTGATGCTATTCTTGTCCAACTTCCTTTACCAATGCATATTAATAGTGAAAAAATTATTAATAGTATTACAATAACAAAAGATGTTGATGGTTTTACTCCCCAAATATTAGGTAATCTAATGCTTGGCCATTATCAATTATTACCCGGAACACCAAAAGGAATTATGTTCCTATTAAAGCACTATCAAATTGAACTAAAAGGACAACATGTTGTTGTGATTGGCCGTAGTAATATTGTTGGAAAACCTCTTGCTAACTTATTAATCAACGCTTCAGCCACCGTTACTGTTTGTCATTCTCAAACAAAAAATCTAAGTTTTTTTACAAAACAAGCTGATATTTTGATTTCCGCGGTTGGACAACCAAAAATGATAACTTCGGAAATGATAAAAGAAAATGCCATTATTATTGATGTTGGAATTAACCGCGACCAAGATAATAAACTATGTGGCGATGTTGATTTTGAAAATGTGTTGTCAAAAGTTAAAATGATTACCCCCGTTCCTGGTGGGGTTGGACCAATGACAATCGCAGCTTTATTAGAAAATATTTTATATCTTTATTATCAAAACAATAATTTATAA